A part of Aegilops tauschii subsp. strangulata cultivar AL8/78 chromosome 2, Aet v6.0, whole genome shotgun sequence genomic DNA contains:
- the LOC109750549 gene encoding uncharacterized protein: protein MYKEKKEILCTVIKNCRTPDGCASNFSRCVNMKELTLTGLKSHDCHVILQDILPVALLHCYPSKDVMILVVELANFFKKLCSKVLDFSELDKLQESIVKTLCNMEKVFLPSFFTVMVHLMVHLVEEAKLGGPVHYRWMYPLERSFVWLKSLVRNRAYPEGSIAEGYTVSRHFADWLEQKVILDDGSDITEKIRALAAKPSKCGVCYSGYIIKGFRFHTISRKTGRVTQNSGVVNLAENGVSYYGRLSDIFELSYKDYKVVFFTCDWGEVRG, encoded by the exons ATGTATAAAGAAAAGAAGGAGATTCTTTGTACAGTGATTAAGAATTGTAGGACACCTGATGGTTGTGCATCAAACTTTTCAAGGTGTGTGAACATGAAAGAATTGACATTGACTGGCCTCAAAAGCCACGACTGCCATGTTATTCTACAAGACATCCTTCCTGTGGCACTTTTACACTGTTATCCCAGTAAAGATGTCATGATATTAGTTGTTGAGCTGGCTAATTTCTTCAAGAAACTATGCTCCAAAGTGTTAGATTTCTCTGAGCTTGACAAACTGCAAGAGAGTATTGTGAAGACACTTTGTAATATGGAAAAGGTTTTTCTTCCATCATTTTTTACTGTCATGGTACATTTAATGGTGCATTTAGTTGAAGAAGCTAAACTTGGTGGCCCGGTGCATTACAGGTGGATGTACCCTCTAGAGAG ATCATTTGTTTGGCTAAAGTCACTTGTGCGCAATAGAGCTTATCCTGAAGGTTCTATTGCTGAAGGATATACTGTT AGTAGACACTTTGCTGACTGGTTGGAACAAAAG GTTATACTAGATGATGGATCGGATATCACAGAAAAGATAAGAGCATTAGCCGCAAAACCAAGCAAATGCGGGGTGTGCTATAGTGGCTATATAATTAAGGGTTTCAGGTTTCATACTATCAGTCGCAAGACAGGACGCGTGACACAAAATAGTGGTGTCGTGAACCTTGCTGAAAATGGTGTGTCCTATTACGGTCGGTTATCTGACATCTTTGAATTGTCATACAAAGATTACAAGGTGGTCTTCTTTACATGTGATTG GGGAGAAGTTAGAGGATGA